The following coding sequences lie in one Rutidosis leptorrhynchoides isolate AG116_Rl617_1_P2 chromosome 4, CSIRO_AGI_Rlap_v1, whole genome shotgun sequence genomic window:
- the LOC139840400 gene encoding uncharacterized protein: protein MTEEEEQSQQTSYPEEPKKKWYVIFDGPSKGIYNNWATANQFILGRSVTHKSYKTLEAAKVAFNEAYKTIATQPANEAKRSGSGMVNLNHYLYGQTASLNAMNRMKSILSTTEKEDKKKPSTHSFQRLWDNLVNYNENYATMMFYPKNRKTGPKAVFLPEASPLTISEYFIHGLIDTLYIDGRTLHEIKELPQRMQEAITRYRDNFAKEREIFLRMHSSYPIFNEDQQLLVPSFTIAYLGVSNGNYPTRDEALKITPTIDHLVSSLAGVYFGSSKIGNGQEQQENVRINYVHKNVLIYSSTIEKIDEKCLNLINNFEEPFEAFTGQLSALPEDIKRRLCKQISRAPRHSCEYCQEEDTFLAS, encoded by the coding sequence ATGACTGAAGAAGAAGAACAATCTCAACAAACATCGTATCCAGAAGAACCAAAGAAAAAATGGTATGTCATCTTTGACGGACCATCCAAAGGAATATACAACAACTGGGCAACAGCAAATCAGTTTATATTAGGCAGAAGCGTAACCCATAAAAGTTACAAAACTCTAGAAGCAGCAAAGGTAGCATTCAACGAAGCATATAAAACAATAGCAACTCAACCAGCCAATGAAGCAAAACGTTCAGGATCAGGAATGGTTAATCTTAACCATTATCTTTATGGTCAAACAGCAAGTCTAAATGCCATGAATAGGATGAAAAGTATTCTCTCTACAACAGAAAAAGAAGATAAGAAGAAACCATCCACACACAGTTTTCAAAGGTTATGGGATAACCTTGTTAATTACAACGAAAATTACGCAACAATGATGTTCTATCCCAAAAATAGGAAAACTGGCCCTAAAGCAGTTTTCTTACCAGAAGCATCACCATTAACAATATCAGAATATTTCATCCATGGATTAATTGATACCTTATATATCGATGGAAGAACACTTCATGAAATCAAGGAACTCCCTCAAAGAATGCAAGAAGCAATAACTAGATACAGAGACAATTTTGCAAAAGAAAGAGAAATATTTCTCAGAATGCATTCAAGCTACCCAATATTTAACGAAGACCAACAATTACTTGTCCCATCATTTACAATAGCATATCTCGGAGTAAGTAATGGTAATTATCCAACAAGAGACGAAGCATTAAAAATAACTCCAACAATCGATCATCTGGTGTCATCACTAGCAGGAGTCTATTTCGGATCCTCAAAAATAGGAAATGGCCAAGAACAGCAAGAAAATGTGAGAATCAATTACGTTCACAAAAATGTCTTAATCTACTCAAGCACTATTGAAAAAATTGATGAAAAATGTCTCAATCTAATCAACAATTTTGAAGAACCCTTTGAAGCATTCACAGGACAACTTTCTGCTCTTCCAGAAGATATAAAAAGGCGTTTATGTAAACAGATATCCAGGGCACCAAGGCACAGTTGCGAATACTGTCAAGAAGAAGACACATTCCTAGCATCATAA